A stretch of the Tachysurus vachellii isolate PV-2020 chromosome 26, HZAU_Pvac_v1, whole genome shotgun sequence genome encodes the following:
- the hpda gene encoding 4-hydroxyphenylpyruvate dioxygenase translates to MTSYTDKGEKPEKGKFLRFHHLKFWVGNAKQAATFYCDKMGFEPLAYKGLETGSRELVSHVIKQDKIIFEFVSPLNPGNDEMGKHFIKHGDAVKDIAFQVEDCDFLVQKARERGAGIVKEPWIEQDKHGKVKYAVIQTYGDTTHTLVEYLTPYKGLFLPGYQEPLFRDPLLPKLPPAYLSFIDHIVGNQPDDEMVPVSDWYQKCLMFHRFWSIDDKQIHTQYSSLRSIVVTNYEETIKMPINEPAPGKKKSQIQEYVDYNGGPGVQHIALNTSNIIQAIVNLKARGMEFLSTPDTYYDTLREKLKTAKIKVKEDLKTLQELKILVDFDDMGYLLQIFSKPVQDRPTLFLEVIQRHNHFGFGAGNFKSLFEAIEKDQDARGNLTVLNADGNAKIFN, encoded by the exons ATG aCGAGCTACACTGACAAAGGGGAAAAG CCAGAAAAAGGCAAATTTCTGCGATTCCACCATTTGAAGTTCTGGGTGGGAAATGCTAAACAG GCGGCAACCTTCTACTGTGACAAGATGGGCTTTGAGCCTCTAGcctataaaggtttggaaacgGGCAGCAGAGAGCTGGTGTCCCATGTTATCAAACAAGAcaag ATTATCTTTGAATTTGTGTCTCCTCTAAATCCTGGAAATGATG AGATGGGGAAACACTTCATCAAACACGGGGACGCTGTTAAGGACATCGCCTTCCAAGTAGAAGACTGTGACTTTTTAGTCCAG aaagccagagagagaggagcagggATTGTTAAAGAACCGTGGATAGAACAGGACAAGCATGGCAAAGTAAAATATGCTGTGATACAAACG tATGGAGATACCACCCACACGTTAGTGGAGTACCTGACTCCGTATAAAGGTCTGTTTCTACCTGGCTATCAAGAGCCTCTCTTCAGGGACCCACTGCTCCCTAAACT GCCTCCAGCCTACCTGAGCTTCATCGACCACATTGTTGGAAACCAGCCAGATGATGAAATGGTGCCAGTATCAGACTG GTACCAGAAGTGTCTGATGTTCCACCGGTTCTGGTCCATAGACGATAAACAGATCCACACCCAGTACAGCTCTCTCAGGTCTATTGTGGTCACCAACTATGAGGAGACCATCAAAATGCCTATTAATGAGCCGGcgcctgggaaaaaaaaatcacagatccAG GAGTATGTTGACTATAATGGAGGACCTGGAGTTCAGCATATTGCCCTGAACACGTCAAACATCATCCAAGCA ATAGTGAACCTGAAAGCCCGGGGCATGGAGTTCCTGTCCACTCCAGACACCTATTACGACACTCTGCGTGAGAAGCTCAAGACGGCCAAGATCAAAGTGAAGGAGGACCTGAAGACCCTGCAG GAGCTTAAAATCTTAGTCGATTTTGACGACATGGGCTACCTGCTCCAGATCTTCAGCAAACCTGTGCAGGACAGACCTACCCTGTTCCTAGAGGTCATCCAGAGGCATAACCACTTT GGTTTTGGGGCTGGAAACTTCAAATCCCTGTTTGAGGCCATCGAGAAAGACCAAGATGCCAGAGGAAATCTCACTGTCCTCAATGCTGATGGCAATGCCAagatttttaattaa